DNA from Devosia yakushimensis:
TATGCCAGCCGGGACGCCCCCTGCCCCATGGGCTCTCCCAGCCGGGCTCTTCGGCGCTGGATTGTTTCCAGAGCACGAAATCGGCGGGGTTCTTCTTGTGGGCGTCGACGGCAATGCGGGCACCGGCGAGATTGTCTTCCAGGTTGCGGCCGGAGAGCTGGCCGTAATCAGGCATGGATTTGACGTCGAACAGCACTTCGCCATTGGCCTCATAGGCGTGGCCATTGGCGATGAGACGCTCGATCAGGGAGACCATGTCGGGCTTGCCATCGGGCCGGGGCAGCACGAAATCGGTGGCGCGGGGCTGATAGGTGGGCTCGAGCGTGCCCAGCGCCTTGACGTCGGCGGCAAATTGATCGCCGGTTTTTTCGGTGACGCGGCGGATCGCTTCGTTAAGCGGGAGCGTGGGGAAATCGCGGGCGGCGCGGGCGTTGATCTTGTCGTCGACGTCCGTGATGTTGCGGACATAGGTGACCTTGCCGGCGCCATAGGTGTGGCGCAGCAGGCGGAACAGCAGGTCAAAAACGATGACCGGCCGCGCGTTGCCGATATGGGCGAAGTCATAGACCGTGGGGCCGCAGACATACATGCGCACATTTTCCGCATCCAGGGGAACGAAGGGTTCCTTGGTGCGGGTCAGCGTATTGTAGAGCGAAAGCGGAGTTCCCGAGGTCATCAAAAGGCTTCCTGGCCATGCGGAGTTGCGCTGGCAGACGGCTCTTCGGGTATCAGAAAATCAGGATGAAGAAGACCGCGCCGCCAACGAGTGGTTAGCAGGTAATAATGCAGACGTTAATCTGGATCGCAGCGATCGTCATGCCGGAGACATTGGCTGTAGTGATGGCGGCGGTCAAGGGGGAAAGAATGGTCGCTTCCAACGTAGGGGCTTACCGTGAGGTCTCCTTGGATCAGAGCAGCTCTACGGTTTGCACGATGTCGCCGAAGACCGATTGGCCATCGCTGCCAATGGCGCCGATGCGGATGGTGTCGCCTGGTTGTAGATAGGGTGTGCGGGCGCGACCATATTTGAGCTTTTCGACATTGCGGGCCTCGACGATGCAGGCGAAACCGATGCCGTTAGGCTTGATGGGTAGGCTTTCCTCGTGCGGCACGGAAATGGTACCGCCGCCAATAATGGTGCCGGCAGCAAGGGCGCGCGTTCGTGCCGCCTCGACGATGAGGGCGGGGAAATCGAAATACATGCCGGCACCGGCATTGGGCTGGCCGTAGAGCGTGCCATTCACCTCGCAGCGGACGGGCAGATGCAGGCGATTGTCGCGCCATGCCGAGCCCAACGCCGCCGGCGTCGTGACTATGGGTGCGAAGGCGGTCGATGGCTTGGCGTGGAAGAAGCCGAAGCCGTTTTGCAGGTCATTGGCAACGAGGCGGCGCAGGGAAACGTCGTTGCAGATGGTAACGAGGCGAATGGCGGCGGCAGCCTGTTCGCTTGTGGCGCGCATGGGCACGGAGCCGATGATGACGGCCACCTCTGCCTCGAAATCGAGCGCCAGATCGGCTTCGGGCGTAACGATGGGGGCCGTGGGCGCAGAAAGGCTATCCGAGCCTCCCTGATAGAGAACCGGACGGTTGGCCAGTTCGGCATCGCGCGTGCCCTTGAGGGCGCGGGCGCGCTCGGCGTGGTTGAGATAGGCGGCGCCGTCGATCCACTGATAGGCGCGGGGCAAGGGAGCCAAGGCGCGGGTGGCATCGAAGGCCTGGCCGGAGATCTGGCCGGCGTCAAGCTGAGTGGCGAGAGCCGATAGACCGGGAGCGGCCACGCTCCAATCATCAAGCGCAGCTTGCAAGGTGGGCGCGACCCGGCCGGCGGAGACGTAACGCAGACGGTCACGCGAAAGGACCACGAGCTGACCATCCGGACGGCCATTGTTCAGCGTGGCTAGATTCATCGGTGCATTCTCGCGCTTGTGTGGCCGGGGTGCGCTATCTCGGCTGATGTCGCGATACTATACTGTTGCAACCGGCCCTAGCGATGTCTTAAGGCCGATAATATGCGTGCGTTGCGGCGCGGACGAGTAGGGCGGCATGGTGAATTTGGGCGGAATGAGCATTCGGGCGCTGTTGCTCCTGATTCTGGCGACGGTGCTATTCGCGCTCGATGTGAACACCGCCTACGCTCAATCGTCGGCCTGTTCACGACTGGAGCGGCAGTTGCGCCAGTTCGACCGGAACGGGGACTTCCAGCAGCGGGACGGCAATTCGCAGGCCGCACGCCAATTGGCGCGCGATGTGCAGAACGCGGAAAGCCGCTACATCCGCGACGGGTGCAATGACGCGGCCAAGGCCGGGCAAACGCTTAGCCCGCAATGCCAGCAGGTGGCACGGGAAGTGTTGCGGCTGCGCCGGGACTATGCGGCGGTGTCGCAATCGGTCAATTCCGCCGGCGCGGTTGCGCAGCAGCGCGAGGCGATCCTGCAGGAACTGGCGCGCTTTGGCTGCAACGCCAATGGCGGCTCGAACGCGACGTTCTCGAATGAACGCCAGAACGTGTTCGACCGCATTTTCGGCACCACCACGGAAGGCGACTTTTCCAATGGCCAGGTGGTGAATGGCGGCGATTTTGGCTATCAGGGCTATCGGACGGTGCGCACGGTCTGTGTGCGGCTGAGCGACGGCTATTTCTGGCCGATCAGCTATTCGACGCTGCCGGACTATGTCGGCAATGACATGGGGCAATGCAAAGCCATGTGTCCGAATGAGCAGGTCGAAATCTATTATTACGACAATCCGGGCCAAGAGCCCGAGCAGATGCGCAACATGTTCAACCAGGCCTAT
Protein-coding regions in this window:
- a CDS encoding fumarylacetoacetate hydrolase family protein codes for the protein MNLATLNNGRPDGQLVVLSRDRLRYVSAGRVAPTLQAALDDWSVAAPGLSALATQLDAGQISGQAFDATRALAPLPRAYQWIDGAAYLNHAERARALKGTRDAELANRPVLYQGGSDSLSAPTAPIVTPEADLALDFEAEVAVIIGSVPMRATSEQAAAAIRLVTICNDVSLRRLVANDLQNGFGFFHAKPSTAFAPIVTTPAALGSAWRDNRLHLPVRCEVNGTLYGQPNAGAGMYFDFPALIVEAARTRALAAGTIIGGGTISVPHEESLPIKPNGIGFACIVEARNVEKLKYGRARTPYLQPGDTIRIGAIGSDGQSVFGDIVQTVELL
- a CDS encoding DUF2865 domain-containing protein — protein: MSIRALLLLILATVLFALDVNTAYAQSSACSRLERQLRQFDRNGDFQQRDGNSQAARQLARDVQNAESRYIRDGCNDAAKAGQTLSPQCQQVAREVLRLRRDYAAVSQSVNSAGAVAQQREAILQELARFGCNANGGSNATFSNERQNVFDRIFGTTTEGDFSNGQVVNGGDFGYQGYRTVRTVCVRLSDGYFWPISYSTLPDYVGNDMGQCKAMCPNEQVEIYYYDNPGQEPEQMRNMFNQAYTDLPTAFKYRNAIDMSASCKVAPQSDGTLTTATTADGQSRAMIDVQGVAFPLPLRDPRGQVPVLAAAAVQTASLVDVPLPRPRPAGPGETVARVVAPPPGDSQLRLVQFGDKVVRVVGPDTPYAQPAGAGS